From Echeneis naucrates chromosome 7, fEcheNa1.1, whole genome shotgun sequence, one genomic window encodes:
- the naa10 gene encoding N-alpha-acetyltransferase 10: MNIRNARPEDLMNMQHCNLLCLPENYQMKYYFYHGLSWPQLSYIAEDENGKIVGYVLAKMEEDPDDVPHGHITSLAVKRSHRRLGLAQKLMDQASRAMIENFNAKYVSLHVRKSNRAALHLYSNTLKFQISEVEPKYYADGEDAYAMKRDLAHMADELRKPGVRVSGHEAQSGQSPSGSGDQERESERDSGGESKELSEVSEATESTDVKDSSSDSQ, from the exons ATGAACATACGAAACGCGAGG CCAGAGGACCTCATGAATATGCAGCACTGTAACCTGCTGTGTCTTCCAGAAAATTACCAGATGAAATATTATTTCTATCACGGATTGTCGTGGCCTCAG CTATCATATATTGCAGaggatgaaaatggaaaaatcgTGGGATATGTGCTGGCAAAGAT GGAAGAGGACCCGGATGATGTCCCCCATGGACACATCACATCCTTG GCAGTGAAGCGTTCCCACAGACGTCTGGGACTTGCTCAGAAGCTGATGGACCAGGCCAGCCGGGCCATGATAGAAAACTTCAATGCAAAATATGTCTCGCTTCATGTTCGCAAAAG CAACCGAGCAGCCCTGCACCTGTACTCCAACACACTTAAATTTCA GATTAGCGAGGTAGAGCCCAAGTACTATGCAGATGGGGAAGATGCTTATGCCATGAAGAGAGACCTGGCCCACATGGCTGATGAG CTGAGAAAGCCTGGAGTGCGTGTTTCGGGTCACGAGGCACAGTCTGGCCAGAGCCCATCAGGGTCTGGTgaccaggagagagagagcgaaagagacaGTGGAGGAGAGAGCAAAGAGCTGAGTGAAGTCAGCGAGGCAACAGAAAGCACAGATGTTAAAGATTCATCCTCCGATTCCCAATGA